In a single window of the Lynx canadensis isolate LIC74 chromosome E2, mLynCan4.pri.v2, whole genome shotgun sequence genome:
- the GABARAPL2 gene encoding gamma-aminobutyric acid receptor-associated protein-like 2 isoform X2, producing MKWMFKEDHSLEHRCVESAKIRAKYPDRVPVIVEKVSGSQIVDIDKRKYLVPSDITVAQFMWIIRKRIQLPSEKAIFLFVDKTVPQSRVHSSGHCPPTSPHLPSPAGKERNPGPVEARGLQSRWVTSLTMGQLYEKEKDEDGFLYVAYSGENTFGF from the exons ATGAAGTGGATGTTCAAGGAGGACCACTCGCTGG AACACAGATGTGTGGAATCTGCGAAGATCCGAGCGAAATATCCCGACCGGGTTCCG GTGATTGTGGAAAAAGTCTCAGGCTCTCAGATTGTTGACATTGACAAACGGAAGTATCTGGTTCCATCTGACATCACTGTGGCTCAGTTCATGTGGATCATCAGGAAAAGGATCCAGCTTCCTTCTGAAAAGGCAATCTTCCTGTTTGTGGATAAGACAGTCCCACAGTCCAG GGTCCATAGCAGTGGCCACTGtcctcccacctcaccccatctgccctcccctgctgggaaagagagaaatccaGGTCCGGTGGAAGCACGTGGGCTCCAAAGCAGATGGGTGACCAG ccTAACTATGGGACAGCTTTAcgagaaggaaaaagatgaagacGGATTCTTGTATGTGGCCTACAGTGGAGAGAACACTTTTGGCTTCTGA
- the GABARAPL2 gene encoding gamma-aminobutyric acid receptor-associated protein-like 2 isoform X1, with amino-acid sequence MKWMFKEDHSLEHRCVESAKIRAKYPDRVPVIVEKVSGSQIVDIDKRKYLVPSDITVAQFMWIIRKRIQLPSEKAIFLFVDKTVPQSSLTMGQLYEKEKDEDGFLYVAYSGENTFGF; translated from the exons ATGAAGTGGATGTTCAAGGAGGACCACTCGCTGG AACACAGATGTGTGGAATCTGCGAAGATCCGAGCGAAATATCCCGACCGGGTTCCG GTGATTGTGGAAAAAGTCTCAGGCTCTCAGATTGTTGACATTGACAAACGGAAGTATCTGGTTCCATCTGACATCACTGTGGCTCAGTTCATGTGGATCATCAGGAAAAGGATCCAGCTTCCTTCTGAAAAGGCAATCTTCCTGTTTGTGGATAAGACAGTCCCACAGTCCAG ccTAACTATGGGACAGCTTTAcgagaaggaaaaagatgaagacGGATTCTTGTATGTGGCCTACAGTGGAGAGAACACTTTTGGCTTCTGA